The proteins below come from a single Periophthalmus magnuspinnatus isolate fPerMag1 chromosome 7, fPerMag1.2.pri, whole genome shotgun sequence genomic window:
- the tns2a gene encoding tensin-2 isoform X4 — MISGKMSKAGKGEPHVFKEKSFKKKRQCNVCRQTVDNVGSFCRVCKTATHRKCEAKVTSGCIPAPSNDLQRRGTAPSRQIQHMGSTKSLTYTKQRNTLPRSFSVDRVMERVMERHYDFDLTYITERIISVFFPPKLEEQRYRLNLKEVAAMLKSKHQDKFLLLNLSERRHDISRINPKVHDFGWPDLHAPPLDKICAICKAMEMWLTSDPQHVVVLHCKGNKGKTGVIIAAYMHYSKISAGADQALTTLAMRKFCEDKVSSSLQPSQNRYIYYFGGLLSGAIKMNSSPLFLHQVLIPSLPNFQGEGGYFPFLKIYQSMQLVYTSGIYNLHGTGGRRLCVTVEPALLLKGDILVKCYHRRAHTPDRDTVFRLQFHTCTIHGSQLWFGKGELDEACTDERFPSDATVEFVFSSGPEKTKGREYHKNDPAVTVDYNTGDPVVRWDSYENFNERYQDSLEDIAHTRGPLDGSLYAQIKKRKGAESGSLISTNGSSPGAGIIDERTSHLISHSSDSGLSAHSSHLNQSCLHQEDPVPHSPPPPTRQEQEELERLLGGIEGRDGERETAILDDGDSLPPSERNGTLLSRSCSCRDGYRSQRCAEPGCDRTLLMPNGYCLDRAPGTNGHLGATPSASSPSYMDLYQHYSPHTHQSLPPPDLVWDRQTGQHYKHRSCSETSRHMCCPAPDLAPHHHNYSHHRPCCPDDQYSPYHHAPSPHSHPHHSKISPTYHDLILMDGPSHANCPCRDCAVRREDSYHTMRMERGDSFHWDREAELQQREVGLRRTREADIQRGSDLRWDRDPRRARDMSFHWDRDTEWERDREAEYWHRRATVASYGPQSHDLPAFSFDPLPSGHPAYPEASRSHAHSHLDMKYSSSSSGYQTPRQVCLCSPYQPSPSESRGYASGYQSESTSPLPPSSSVTGHCNHHGNGTHHCPESQHQTYPSESHTDGLRSSSESVGWREHLSHGSFKRVHRDAHPACSTPSDMSGPSTPVHTSSPLRNQESPSSREYEIRTTDIIGSDCESSSPHDEPHSGDNTPAEPPLNQGNSTEPSHSQENSTSPSFTEQIKDCTTPAVSTHTESQITELNPPNSPPSPVHASPAPDITPSPPTEAAVQTQPQSQNHTRFVNGVNSSSSILDSQKPTTPNSPISNHSNSMEGSPISESPVPGFATLGRKLMLSEPHHHPNHGSPPHHHHPGTLDRRPYYPNHSQQQHHSNYSTISIPLPHPQPPLPEKRHTPAQTSPLSDGGVGGGPRQSVGSQHHVTFSPTVGEIAPPTGQNEGSAEMENSTRVSVKFVQDSSRFWYKPGISREQAIAALKEKEPGTFLIRDSNSFQGAYGLALKVATPPANINNHSSKVGDPLEQLVRHFLIETGPRGVKIKGCQNEPYFGSLSALVYQHVITPISLPCALQIPEKELTGELQEAPPVANISTAADLLKQGAACNVLYLNSVETESLTGPQAIAKATDSTLSRAPRPPATVVQFKVTSQGITLTDSQRRVFFRRHYPVNSVTFSSLDPKDRRWTNSDNTTVKVFGFVARKPGSQGENVCHLFAELDPEQPATAIVNFINKVMLAQRR; from the exons GTGACCTCAGGTTGCATCCCTGCTCCATCCAATGACTTG CAACGAAGAGGAACTGCTCCTTCTCGACAAATCCAGCACATG gGGTCCACCAAGTCTCTGACCTATACCAAACAGAGGAACACTCTGCCGAG GAGCTTTAGTGTGGACCGTGTGATGGAGAGGGTCATGGAACGCCACTATGATTTCGACCTGACATACATCACCGAGCGGATCATCTCGGTGTTTTTCCCGCCAaagctggaggagcagaggtacCGCCTGAACCTAAAGGAGGTGGCAGCCATGTTGAAGTCCAAACACCAGGACAAGTTCTTG TTGCTGAATCTCTCTGAAAGACGCCATGATATCAGCCGCATCAACCCAAAG GTGCATGACTTTGGCTGGCCCGACCTGCACGCTCCCCCTCTGGATAAGATCTGTGCCATATGTAAAGCCATGGAGATGtggctgacctctgacccccagCATGTGGTGGTCCTGCACTGCAAG GGTAACAAAGGTAAAACAGGAGTGATCATCGCTGCCTACATGCACTACAGCAAGATCTCTGCTGG GGCAGACCAGGCACTCACTACTCTGGCCATGAGGAAGTTCTGTGAAGATAAAGTGTCCTCCTCACTACAGCCGTCCCAAAACAG ATACATATATTATTTTGGAGGTCTTTTGTCTGGAGCCATTAAGATGAACAGCagccctctcttcctccaccaAGTCCTCATCCCCTCTTTGCCCAACTTCCAGGGAGAAGGAG GTTACTTCCCGTTCCTGAAGATCTACCAGTCAATGCAGTTGGTCTACACTTCAGGCATTTA TAACCTTCACGGCACTGGCGGCAGGAggctgtgtgtgactgtggagCCAGCTTTGTTACTGAAGGGAGACATCTTG GTGAAGTGCTACCACCGCAGAGCACACACTCCGGACAGAGACACAGTTTTCAGGCTGCAGTTCCACACATGCACCATTCACGGGTCACAGCTGTGGTTCGGCAAAGGGGAGTTGGATGAGGCTTGTACGG ATGAGCGTTTTCCATCTGACGCCACAGTGGAGTTTGTCTTCTCCTCTGGACCAGAAAAGACCAAAG GCCGTGAGTACCATAAGAACGACCCAGCAGTGACAGTGGACTACAACACTGGAGACCCTGTGGTCAGGTGGGATTCTTATGAGAACTTCAATGAACGCTACCAGGACAGTTTGGAGG atATTGCCCACACCAGAGGTCCTCTTGACGGCAGCCTGTATGCCCAGATTAAGAAGCGaaaaggggcggagtctggatcTCTCATCTCAACCAATGGCAGCAGTCCAGGGGCGGGTATTATTGACGAACGAACCAGTCATCTCATCTCCCACAGCTCTGACTCTGGCCTCTCCGCACACTCCAGCCATTTGAATCAGTCTTGCCTGCACCAAGAAGACCCCGTGCCCCACTCTCCTCCACCCCCCACCCGTCAGgaacaggaggagctggagaggctGTTGGGAGGGATCGAGGGGCGAGATGGCGAGCGTGAGACAGCCATTTTGGACGATGGAGACTCTTTACCCCCCTCAGAGAGGAATGGCACTCTGTTGAGTCGCTCTTGTTCTTGTCGGGATGGGTACCGCTCGCAGCGCTGTGCCGAACCGGGCTGTGACCGTACCCTGCTCATGCCAAACGGATACTGTCTGGACCGAGCACCTGGGACCAATGGCCATCTTGGAGCCACCCCCTCAGCTAGCTCTCCTTCCTACATGGATCTATATCAGCACTactccccccacacacaccagtCCTTACCACCTCCTGACCTGGTCTGGGACAGGCAGACTGGGCAGCATTACAAACACAGATCGTGTTCTGAAACATCTCGTCACATGTGCTGCCCTGCTCCAGATCTGGCCCCTCATCACCATAACTATTCACATCACCGTCCCTGTTGTCCAGACGACCAATACTCACCCTACCACCACGCCCCTTCGCCACACAGCCACCCACACCATTCCAAAATCAGTCCAACGTACCATGATTTGATACTCATGGATGGCCCATCACATGCTAACTGTCCGTGTCGGGATTGtgcagtgaggagagaggattCATACCACACAATGAGGATGGAACGTGGAGATAGTTTTCACTGGGACAGGGAGGCGGAGCTGCAACAGAGAGAGGTGGGGCTTAGGAGGACAAGGGAGGCTGATATTCAGAGAGGGTCCGATCTCCGCTGGGACAGAGACCCACGGCGAGCACGGGACATGTCTTTTCActgggacagagacacagaatgGGAGCGAGATAGAGAAGCAGAGTACTGGCATAGGAGGGCCACCGTAGCCTCTTATGGCCCACAGTCCCATGATCTACCTGCGTTTTCATTTGACCCGCTGCCGTCCGGTCACCCTGCTTACCCTGAGGCGTCCCGCTCTCACGCACACTCCCACCTGGACATGAAgtacagcagcagtagcagtgggTACCAGACACCCCGCCAGGTGTGCCTGTGCTCACCCTACCAGCCCTCCCCATCAGAAAGCAGGGGGTACGCCTCCGGGTACCAGTCTGAATCCACATCCCCGcttcccccttcctcctctgtaACAGGACATTGTAATCACCATGGTAATGGGACACATCACTGCCCTGAGTCCCAGCACCAGACATACCCATCTGAGTCACACACTG ATGGCTTGCGTAGTTCCAGTGAGAGTGTGGGCTGGAGGGAACATCTTTCTCATGGCTCCTTTAAAAGGGTTCACAGAGATGCCCATCCTGCCTGCTCTACTCCATCCGACATGTCAGGGCCTTCTACACCTGTCCACACCAGCAGTCCACTACGCAACCAAGAGAG TCCCAGCAGTAGAGAGTATGAGATTCGGACCACAGACATCATTGGCAGTGATTGTGAGAGCTCTAGCCCCCACGATGAGCCTCACAGCGGGGACAACACTCCAGCGGAACCTCCGCTTAATCAGGGAAACAGCACAGAACCTTCACATAGCCAGGAGAACAGCACCAGCCCCTCCTTTACAGAGCAAATTAAAGACTGTACTACACCAGctgtgtccacacacacagaaagcCAAATCACAGAATTGAACCCACCAAACAGCCCACCCTCTCCGGTCCATGCTTCCCCTGCCCCAGATATAACCCCTTCCCCACCAACTGAGGCCGCTGTGCAAACTCAGCCTCAAAGCCAAAATCATACTAGATTCGTGAATGGAGTGAACAGCTCTTCTTCAATCCTAGATTCCCAAAAACCCACTACTCCCAATTCTCCCATATCTAACCATTCCAATAGTATGGAGGGCTCCCCTATTTCTGAAAGTCCTGTCCCTGGTTTTGCCACGTTAGGTCGAAAACTCATGCTCTCTGAGCCCCACCACCACCCAAACCACGGGTCCCCTCCCCATCACCATCATCCTGGTACTTTAGACCGACGACCATACTACCCCAACCACAGTCAACAACAGCACCATTCCAACTACTCCACCATCTCCATACCCCTGCCCCACCCTCAGCCTCCTCTGCCCGAGAAGAGGCACACTCCAGCCCAAACCAGTCCCCTGAGCGATGGTGGAGTGGGTGGTGGTCCCAGGCAGTCAGTTGGGAGCCAGCACCATGTGACTTTTTCGCCCACTGTAGGGGAAATAGCGCCACCTACAGGACAAAATGAAGGATCTGCAGAGATGGAGAACAGCACCAGGGTCAGTGTGAAGTTCGTTCAGGACAGTTCACGGTTTTGGTACAAGCCGGGAATCTCCAGAGAACAAG CAATTGCAGCTTTGAAGGAGAAAGAGCCTGGAACCTTCCTGATCCGGGACAGTAACTCTTTCCAGGGCGCATACGGACTGGCCCTGAAGGTGGCCACACCTCCAGCCAATATCAACAACCACAGCAGCAAAG TGGGTGACCCCCTGGAGCAGTTGGTCAGGCACTTTCTCATAGAGACCGGGCCACGAGGAGTCAAGATTAAAGGCTGTCAGAATGAACCATATTTTG GGAGTCTTTCTGCATTGGTGTACCAGCACGTCATCACTCCCATCTCTCTGCCCTGCGCTCTCCAGATCCCAGAGAAGG AACTCACTGGAGAGTTACAGGAGGCGCCCCCAGTGGCTAACATCAGCACTGCAGCCGACCTGCTCAAACAGGGAGCCG CCTGTAATGTGCTATACCTGAACTCGGTGGAGACCGAATCTCTTACTGGCCCCCAGGCCATCGCCAAGGCAACTGACTCCACTCTGAGTCGAGCTCCCCGACCCCCTGCCACAGTGGTCCAGTTCAAAGTGACATCCCAAGGCATCACTCTCACCGACAGCCAGAGGCG AGTGTTCTTTCGACGACATTACCCAGTCAACAGTGTGACATTCAGCAGCCTTGACCCCAAAGACAGACG GTGGACTAACTCCGACAACACTACTGTTAA AGTTTTTGGATTTGTTGCCCGTAAGCCGGGAAGCCAAGGGGAAAACGTGTGCCACCTGTTCGCAGAGCTGGACCCGGAGCAGCCCGCTACCGCCATCGTCAACTTCATCAACAAAGTCATGCTCGCTCAGAGGAGATAG
- the tns2a gene encoding tensin-2 isoform X3 gives MDVKQNEAGKGEPHVFKEKSFKKKRQCNVCRQTVDNVGSFCRVCKTATHRKCEAKVTSGCIPAPSNDLQRRGTAPSRQIQHMGSTKSLTYTKQRNTLPRSFSVDRVMERVMERHYDFDLTYITERIISVFFPPKLEEQRYRLNLKEVAAMLKSKHQDKFLLLNLSERRHDISRINPKVHDFGWPDLHAPPLDKICAICKAMEMWLTSDPQHVVVLHCKGNKGKTGVIIAAYMHYSKISAGADQALTTLAMRKFCEDKVSSSLQPSQNRYIYYFGGLLSGAIKMNSSPLFLHQVLIPSLPNFQGEGGYFPFLKIYQSMQLVYTSGIYNLHGTGGRRLCVTVEPALLLKGDILVKCYHRRAHTPDRDTVFRLQFHTCTIHGSQLWFGKGELDEACTDERFPSDATVEFVFSSGPEKTKGREYHKNDPAVTVDYNTGDPVVRWDSYENFNERYQDSLEDIAHTRGPLDGSLYAQIKKRKGAESGSLISTNGSSPGAGIIDERTSHLISHSSDSGLSAHSSHLNQSCLHQEDPVPHSPPPPTRQEQEELERLLGGIEGRDGERETAILDDGDSLPPSERNGTLLSRSCSCRDGYRSQRCAEPGCDRTLLMPNGYCLDRAPGTNGHLGATPSASSPSYMDLYQHYSPHTHQSLPPPDLVWDRQTGQHYKHRSCSETSRHMCCPAPDLAPHHHNYSHHRPCCPDDQYSPYHHAPSPHSHPHHSKISPTYHDLILMDGPSHANCPCRDCAVRREDSYHTMRMERGDSFHWDREAELQQREVGLRRTREADIQRGSDLRWDRDPRRARDMSFHWDRDTEWERDREAEYWHRRATVASYGPQSHDLPAFSFDPLPSGHPAYPEASRSHAHSHLDMKYSSSSSGYQTPRQVCLCSPYQPSPSESRGYASGYQSESTSPLPPSSSVTGHCNHHGNGTHHCPESQHQTYPSESHTDGLRSSSESVGWREHLSHGSFKRVHRDAHPACSTPSDMSGPSTPVHTSSPLRNQESPSSREYEIRTTDIIGSDCESSSPHDEPHSGDNTPAEPPLNQGNSTEPSHSQENSTSPSFTEQIKDCTTPAVSTHTESQITELNPPNSPPSPVHASPAPDITPSPPTEAAVQTQPQSQNHTRFVNGVNSSSSILDSQKPTTPNSPISNHSNSMEGSPISESPVPGFATLGRKLMLSEPHHHPNHGSPPHHHHPGTLDRRPYYPNHSQQQHHSNYSTISIPLPHPQPPLPEKRHTPAQTSPLSDGGVGGGPRQSVGSQHHVTFSPTVGEIAPPTGQNEGSAEMENSTRVSVKFVQDSSRFWYKPGISREQAIAALKEKEPGTFLIRDSNSFQGAYGLALKVATPPANINNHSSKVGDPLEQLVRHFLIETGPRGVKIKGCQNEPYFGSLSALVYQHVITPISLPCALQIPEKELTGELQEAPPVANISTAADLLKQGAACNVLYLNSVETESLTGPQAIAKATDSTLSRAPRPPATVVQFKVTSQGITLTDSQRRVFFRRHYPVNSVTFSSLDPKDRRWTNSDNTTVKVFGFVARKPGSQGENVCHLFAELDPEQPATAIVNFINKVMLAQRR, from the exons GTGACCTCAGGTTGCATCCCTGCTCCATCCAATGACTTG CAACGAAGAGGAACTGCTCCTTCTCGACAAATCCAGCACATG gGGTCCACCAAGTCTCTGACCTATACCAAACAGAGGAACACTCTGCCGAG GAGCTTTAGTGTGGACCGTGTGATGGAGAGGGTCATGGAACGCCACTATGATTTCGACCTGACATACATCACCGAGCGGATCATCTCGGTGTTTTTCCCGCCAaagctggaggagcagaggtacCGCCTGAACCTAAAGGAGGTGGCAGCCATGTTGAAGTCCAAACACCAGGACAAGTTCTTG TTGCTGAATCTCTCTGAAAGACGCCATGATATCAGCCGCATCAACCCAAAG GTGCATGACTTTGGCTGGCCCGACCTGCACGCTCCCCCTCTGGATAAGATCTGTGCCATATGTAAAGCCATGGAGATGtggctgacctctgacccccagCATGTGGTGGTCCTGCACTGCAAG GGTAACAAAGGTAAAACAGGAGTGATCATCGCTGCCTACATGCACTACAGCAAGATCTCTGCTGG GGCAGACCAGGCACTCACTACTCTGGCCATGAGGAAGTTCTGTGAAGATAAAGTGTCCTCCTCACTACAGCCGTCCCAAAACAG ATACATATATTATTTTGGAGGTCTTTTGTCTGGAGCCATTAAGATGAACAGCagccctctcttcctccaccaAGTCCTCATCCCCTCTTTGCCCAACTTCCAGGGAGAAGGAG GTTACTTCCCGTTCCTGAAGATCTACCAGTCAATGCAGTTGGTCTACACTTCAGGCATTTA TAACCTTCACGGCACTGGCGGCAGGAggctgtgtgtgactgtggagCCAGCTTTGTTACTGAAGGGAGACATCTTG GTGAAGTGCTACCACCGCAGAGCACACACTCCGGACAGAGACACAGTTTTCAGGCTGCAGTTCCACACATGCACCATTCACGGGTCACAGCTGTGGTTCGGCAAAGGGGAGTTGGATGAGGCTTGTACGG ATGAGCGTTTTCCATCTGACGCCACAGTGGAGTTTGTCTTCTCCTCTGGACCAGAAAAGACCAAAG GCCGTGAGTACCATAAGAACGACCCAGCAGTGACAGTGGACTACAACACTGGAGACCCTGTGGTCAGGTGGGATTCTTATGAGAACTTCAATGAACGCTACCAGGACAGTTTGGAGG atATTGCCCACACCAGAGGTCCTCTTGACGGCAGCCTGTATGCCCAGATTAAGAAGCGaaaaggggcggagtctggatcTCTCATCTCAACCAATGGCAGCAGTCCAGGGGCGGGTATTATTGACGAACGAACCAGTCATCTCATCTCCCACAGCTCTGACTCTGGCCTCTCCGCACACTCCAGCCATTTGAATCAGTCTTGCCTGCACCAAGAAGACCCCGTGCCCCACTCTCCTCCACCCCCCACCCGTCAGgaacaggaggagctggagaggctGTTGGGAGGGATCGAGGGGCGAGATGGCGAGCGTGAGACAGCCATTTTGGACGATGGAGACTCTTTACCCCCCTCAGAGAGGAATGGCACTCTGTTGAGTCGCTCTTGTTCTTGTCGGGATGGGTACCGCTCGCAGCGCTGTGCCGAACCGGGCTGTGACCGTACCCTGCTCATGCCAAACGGATACTGTCTGGACCGAGCACCTGGGACCAATGGCCATCTTGGAGCCACCCCCTCAGCTAGCTCTCCTTCCTACATGGATCTATATCAGCACTactccccccacacacaccagtCCTTACCACCTCCTGACCTGGTCTGGGACAGGCAGACTGGGCAGCATTACAAACACAGATCGTGTTCTGAAACATCTCGTCACATGTGCTGCCCTGCTCCAGATCTGGCCCCTCATCACCATAACTATTCACATCACCGTCCCTGTTGTCCAGACGACCAATACTCACCCTACCACCACGCCCCTTCGCCACACAGCCACCCACACCATTCCAAAATCAGTCCAACGTACCATGATTTGATACTCATGGATGGCCCATCACATGCTAACTGTCCGTGTCGGGATTGtgcagtgaggagagaggattCATACCACACAATGAGGATGGAACGTGGAGATAGTTTTCACTGGGACAGGGAGGCGGAGCTGCAACAGAGAGAGGTGGGGCTTAGGAGGACAAGGGAGGCTGATATTCAGAGAGGGTCCGATCTCCGCTGGGACAGAGACCCACGGCGAGCACGGGACATGTCTTTTCActgggacagagacacagaatgGGAGCGAGATAGAGAAGCAGAGTACTGGCATAGGAGGGCCACCGTAGCCTCTTATGGCCCACAGTCCCATGATCTACCTGCGTTTTCATTTGACCCGCTGCCGTCCGGTCACCCTGCTTACCCTGAGGCGTCCCGCTCTCACGCACACTCCCACCTGGACATGAAgtacagcagcagtagcagtgggTACCAGACACCCCGCCAGGTGTGCCTGTGCTCACCCTACCAGCCCTCCCCATCAGAAAGCAGGGGGTACGCCTCCGGGTACCAGTCTGAATCCACATCCCCGcttcccccttcctcctctgtaACAGGACATTGTAATCACCATGGTAATGGGACACATCACTGCCCTGAGTCCCAGCACCAGACATACCCATCTGAGTCACACACTG ATGGCTTGCGTAGTTCCAGTGAGAGTGTGGGCTGGAGGGAACATCTTTCTCATGGCTCCTTTAAAAGGGTTCACAGAGATGCCCATCCTGCCTGCTCTACTCCATCCGACATGTCAGGGCCTTCTACACCTGTCCACACCAGCAGTCCACTACGCAACCAAGAGAG TCCCAGCAGTAGAGAGTATGAGATTCGGACCACAGACATCATTGGCAGTGATTGTGAGAGCTCTAGCCCCCACGATGAGCCTCACAGCGGGGACAACACTCCAGCGGAACCTCCGCTTAATCAGGGAAACAGCACAGAACCTTCACATAGCCAGGAGAACAGCACCAGCCCCTCCTTTACAGAGCAAATTAAAGACTGTACTACACCAGctgtgtccacacacacagaaagcCAAATCACAGAATTGAACCCACCAAACAGCCCACCCTCTCCGGTCCATGCTTCCCCTGCCCCAGATATAACCCCTTCCCCACCAACTGAGGCCGCTGTGCAAACTCAGCCTCAAAGCCAAAATCATACTAGATTCGTGAATGGAGTGAACAGCTCTTCTTCAATCCTAGATTCCCAAAAACCCACTACTCCCAATTCTCCCATATCTAACCATTCCAATAGTATGGAGGGCTCCCCTATTTCTGAAAGTCCTGTCCCTGGTTTTGCCACGTTAGGTCGAAAACTCATGCTCTCTGAGCCCCACCACCACCCAAACCACGGGTCCCCTCCCCATCACCATCATCCTGGTACTTTAGACCGACGACCATACTACCCCAACCACAGTCAACAACAGCACCATTCCAACTACTCCACCATCTCCATACCCCTGCCCCACCCTCAGCCTCCTCTGCCCGAGAAGAGGCACACTCCAGCCCAAACCAGTCCCCTGAGCGATGGTGGAGTGGGTGGTGGTCCCAGGCAGTCAGTTGGGAGCCAGCACCATGTGACTTTTTCGCCCACTGTAGGGGAAATAGCGCCACCTACAGGACAAAATGAAGGATCTGCAGAGATGGAGAACAGCACCAGGGTCAGTGTGAAGTTCGTTCAGGACAGTTCACGGTTTTGGTACAAGCCGGGAATCTCCAGAGAACAAG CAATTGCAGCTTTGAAGGAGAAAGAGCCTGGAACCTTCCTGATCCGGGACAGTAACTCTTTCCAGGGCGCATACGGACTGGCCCTGAAGGTGGCCACACCTCCAGCCAATATCAACAACCACAGCAGCAAAG TGGGTGACCCCCTGGAGCAGTTGGTCAGGCACTTTCTCATAGAGACCGGGCCACGAGGAGTCAAGATTAAAGGCTGTCAGAATGAACCATATTTTG GGAGTCTTTCTGCATTGGTGTACCAGCACGTCATCACTCCCATCTCTCTGCCCTGCGCTCTCCAGATCCCAGAGAAGG AACTCACTGGAGAGTTACAGGAGGCGCCCCCAGTGGCTAACATCAGCACTGCAGCCGACCTGCTCAAACAGGGAGCCG CCTGTAATGTGCTATACCTGAACTCGGTGGAGACCGAATCTCTTACTGGCCCCCAGGCCATCGCCAAGGCAACTGACTCCACTCTGAGTCGAGCTCCCCGACCCCCTGCCACAGTGGTCCAGTTCAAAGTGACATCCCAAGGCATCACTCTCACCGACAGCCAGAGGCG AGTGTTCTTTCGACGACATTACCCAGTCAACAGTGTGACATTCAGCAGCCTTGACCCCAAAGACAGACG GTGGACTAACTCCGACAACACTACTGTTAA AGTTTTTGGATTTGTTGCCCGTAAGCCGGGAAGCCAAGGGGAAAACGTGTGCCACCTGTTCGCAGAGCTGGACCCGGAGCAGCCCGCTACCGCCATCGTCAACTTCATCAACAAAGTCATGCTCGCTCAGAGGAGATAG